Proteins encoded within one genomic window of Prosthecobacter fusiformis:
- a CDS encoding family 10 glycosylhydrolase produces the protein MTPSRRDILKLSCCALAATSIRGETPARASTNYKCLFNHELLIIVGKKDNNPAYIGSYIDKLRDTDVDAVMCCPTMWRTNLYPSEIDPQWKKYTPEQRSPKFPAFDRIMGYIHGGGDPVKETLEACRRNGKDFFISYRMNDHHYVGDLTWPTHNAFWREHPEYWLGDSDAAAAKTGDKVDDNVRLFNYMLPGVQDYYFSILRELCTNYDVDGVELDFQRYPKFFRNADLEAGRGVMTAFVRRIKTMMEDIGRERGKSLKLCIRIPQRLASCEAAGLDIQEWDKQRLVEMINISSFYVHTIELGVEEFRAATSYGKLFGEMNYLTYQTSGSPKGSGRRYTTFETYRASALNLFHRGVDGLSLFNYDYVPAEKRLAMAKGLKGITDVDFLREVSKNYVISPGFGTFPAKNECIAELVIPDDTTKVRFDRAVLRIETRLDCTGLQIGAWLNGEALEPLTHEGTELFAPVEQNPGYPAPQVLKFYTVPLGRIVAGKNTVKINNLDRKKGTCELRSMELAIYR, from the coding sequence ATGACGCCCTCCCGCCGAGATATTCTCAAGCTCTCCTGTTGCGCCCTCGCCGCCACCAGCATCCGTGGCGAAACACCAGCCCGAGCCTCCACGAATTACAAATGCCTCTTCAATCACGAACTGCTGATCATCGTTGGGAAAAAGGACAACAACCCGGCTTACATCGGCTCCTACATCGACAAGCTGAGAGACACGGACGTCGATGCCGTCATGTGCTGCCCGACGATGTGGCGGACAAACCTCTATCCGTCCGAAATCGATCCCCAGTGGAAAAAATACACGCCGGAGCAGCGCTCGCCGAAGTTCCCGGCTTTTGACCGGATCATGGGCTATATTCACGGTGGCGGCGATCCGGTGAAGGAAACGCTCGAGGCCTGCCGGCGGAACGGGAAGGATTTTTTCATCTCCTACCGGATGAACGATCATCACTACGTGGGCGATCTCACCTGGCCGACCCACAACGCGTTCTGGCGCGAGCATCCGGAATACTGGTTGGGCGATTCCGATGCGGCAGCCGCCAAGACTGGCGACAAGGTTGACGACAATGTCCGGCTCTTCAATTATATGCTGCCTGGGGTGCAGGACTACTACTTTTCGATCCTGCGCGAACTCTGCACGAACTACGACGTGGACGGCGTGGAGCTCGATTTCCAGCGTTATCCCAAGTTCTTCCGCAACGCGGATCTGGAAGCCGGGCGCGGCGTGATGACGGCTTTCGTCCGGCGCATCAAGACCATGATGGAAGACATCGGTCGCGAGCGCGGGAAGTCGCTGAAGCTCTGCATCCGGATTCCCCAGAGACTGGCCAGTTGCGAAGCGGCTGGGCTGGATATCCAAGAGTGGGACAAGCAGCGACTGGTCGAGATGATCAATATTTCCTCGTTCTACGTTCACACGATCGAACTGGGCGTCGAAGAGTTCCGGGCGGCTACCAGTTACGGAAAACTTTTCGGTGAGATGAACTACCTCACGTATCAGACGTCCGGTTCACCCAAGGGTTCCGGCCGCCGCTACACGACCTTTGAGACATACCGCGCGTCGGCGCTGAACCTATTCCACCGCGGCGTGGATGGATTGAGTTTGTTCAACTACGACTATGTTCCCGCTGAAAAGCGACTGGCGATGGCGAAAGGTCTCAAGGGGATCACCGATGTCGATTTCCTCCGGGAGGTGTCCAAGAATTATGTGATCTCCCCTGGCTTCGGCACTTTCCCGGCAAAAAATGAGTGCATCGCCGAGCTGGTGATTCCCGACGATACGACAAAGGTGCGGTTTGATCGCGCCGTGCTTCGCATCGAAACGCGGCTGGACTGCACGGGGTTGCAGATTGGCGCCTGGCTGAATGGCGAGGCCTTGGAGCCGCTGACTCATGAGGGAACCGAACTCTTTGCCCCGGTAGAACAAAACCCCGGCTATCCAGCTCCCCAAGTTTTGAAGTTCTACACCGTGCCGCTGGGTCGGATCGTCGCGGGAAAGAACACGGTGAAGATTAATAACCTCGACCGGAAAAAAGGAACATGTGAACTGCGCTCGATGGAACTCGCAATCTATCGATAA
- a CDS encoding PVC-type heme-binding CxxCH protein has translation MKLILLTLALLGSSVLGAEWLHLPAKQGTANGKKIVLVSGDEEYRTEETCPMLAKILSQKHGFDCTVLFAIHPEGGYIDPNYQKNIPGTEALASADLLIIGSRFRQLTDDQLAPFTAYLNAGKPVIGFRTATHAFTGAASTGDFKWAEFGLKILGEKWVNHHGKHKVEGTRSQVEAANGAEPVLNGVGEIFATSDVYGIANLDEKTAKVLLRGAVTESLDPASKAIAGEKNNPMMPLAWLYEYTAPDGKTKGKSFCTTLGASVDFADEDLRRLIVNAAYQLVGSPVPAKADVNYVDAFEPTFYGTNSGEHYKKLNRKPADYALGHSPATGLAPAQKKAANAKKEPAKKTTKGPPLDAHGERIRPDNSGDGGPHQPKVEPPAATTARAQNVAPPAKGERIVLIGNGLAERDVYYSRIETELHLRYPDQDLYLRNMGHVGDTPGFRPHPSRVSQWAFPGAEKFHPDKQIHRGKGFYATPDQWLTHLQADTIVAFFGYNESFDGPSKVANFEAELDAWVQHTLSKAYNGKAAPRLVLVSPIAYEDLSSSRDLPNGEKENANLILYSAAVESVAKKHNLTFIDLFSPTQALYAKTEQPLTTGGFIPNDEGYKQVADILATGLYGHQSHVSKADPALVHQAVKDKDWFWNNDYNLVNGVHVHGQRYNPFGPQNYPDEVQKSREMAALRDTLIHEVAAGKKTDLAVDDSKTHKLPEVPTNYQPSVKNGSTEYLYGDAAVKSLTVPEGYKVELFASEKEFPNLANPMQLSFDDKGRLWVATMPTYPHYKPGDALPDDKILIYEDTNGDGKADKETVFADKLHLPIGFEFAPEGVYVSQEPNLVLLRDANGDDKADSMEIILGGFDTHDTHHAISAYTADPSGAFILCEGVFLHSNVETPHGPVRCVDGGFFRYSPQRGLLERTAQLAIPNPWGAVFDSWGQDFFLHTSGTSMNWMLPVSVKPTFGSKTPSTPDLIPEAQKVRPTSGLEIVSSRHFPDEVQGDIILCNAIGFLGIKQHQIVDDGTGWKTTFRQDLLKSTDGNFRPVDLEFAPDGSLYVIDWHNVLVGHMQHNARDPLRDHVHGRVYRITYPGRPLVKPAQVEGAPLTTLLNNLKEPELRTRYRTRREIRSHPVTEVLPAVKAWVAALDKNDANYEHHVLEALWTTWGMNEADEMLLRQLLEAKDFHARAAAVRVLRYNHHRIADHAALLEKAAADEHGRVRLEAIVAASWIPDVVAAKKIVAIASSKPLDVWSENAAKTAADRLAGVAEIEKPEFAAVPVPAHLDAAAKKQFLEGQKIYHREGHCVTCHQANGKGLDPAFPSVEKSPWVQGDPNRLIKLAMYGLMGPLEVNGKKYDGQVPMTPFAGMLKDDEMAAVLTFVRNSFGNKADAIQPAQVKAIRDANAGRVQFYTTEELLKEHPMK, from the coding sequence ATGAAGCTTATCCTACTGACTCTCGCACTCCTCGGCTCCTCCGTGCTCGGCGCGGAATGGCTCCATCTACCGGCCAAACAAGGAACGGCGAATGGCAAAAAGATTGTCCTGGTTTCCGGGGATGAGGAATACCGCACGGAAGAGACCTGCCCGATGCTGGCGAAGATCCTCAGCCAAAAGCACGGCTTCGATTGTACCGTCCTCTTTGCCATCCATCCAGAAGGCGGATACATTGATCCCAACTATCAGAAGAACATCCCGGGCACGGAGGCTCTGGCTTCGGCGGATCTGCTCATCATCGGTTCACGTTTTCGTCAATTGACGGATGATCAGCTCGCCCCTTTTACCGCTTATCTGAATGCAGGTAAACCGGTCATTGGTTTCCGCACGGCCACGCATGCCTTCACCGGCGCAGCCTCGACGGGCGATTTCAAATGGGCTGAGTTCGGACTTAAAATTCTGGGCGAAAAATGGGTGAACCATCATGGCAAGCACAAGGTGGAAGGCACACGCAGCCAGGTAGAAGCGGCCAATGGAGCTGAGCCAGTGCTCAATGGTGTGGGCGAGATCTTTGCGACGTCGGATGTTTATGGCATTGCGAATCTGGATGAAAAGACCGCGAAGGTGCTGCTGCGTGGTGCAGTGACGGAGTCATTGGACCCGGCCTCGAAGGCCATTGCCGGAGAGAAAAACAATCCGATGATGCCGCTGGCCTGGCTGTATGAATACACTGCACCCGATGGCAAGACGAAGGGAAAATCCTTCTGCACCACCCTGGGAGCCTCAGTCGATTTTGCGGATGAAGACCTGCGTCGCCTGATCGTGAATGCGGCTTACCAACTTGTGGGCAGCCCGGTTCCGGCAAAGGCGGATGTAAATTATGTGGATGCCTTTGAGCCGACCTTTTATGGCACCAACAGTGGTGAGCATTATAAAAAACTGAACCGCAAGCCTGCCGACTATGCACTGGGTCATAGTCCTGCCACGGGCCTGGCACCTGCACAGAAGAAAGCAGCCAATGCCAAAAAGGAGCCGGCTAAGAAAACCACCAAAGGCCCTCCACTGGATGCCCATGGTGAGCGCATCCGCCCAGACAACAGTGGCGATGGAGGTCCGCATCAGCCAAAAGTGGAGCCTCCTGCGGCTACCACAGCGCGTGCGCAGAATGTGGCCCCGCCTGCGAAGGGCGAGCGAATCGTACTCATTGGCAATGGTCTGGCCGAGCGCGATGTTTATTACAGTCGCATTGAGACAGAGCTGCATCTTCGTTATCCGGATCAGGATCTTTATCTCCGCAACATGGGTCATGTGGGCGATACGCCCGGCTTCCGCCCGCATCCCTCCCGTGTCTCCCAGTGGGCCTTCCCCGGCGCGGAGAAGTTTCATCCCGATAAGCAGATCCATCGCGGCAAAGGCTTCTACGCCACGCCAGACCAGTGGCTAACCCATCTTCAGGCGGACACCATCGTGGCCTTCTTTGGTTACAATGAATCCTTCGACGGCCCAAGCAAAGTCGCCAACTTCGAGGCCGAGCTGGATGCTTGGGTGCAGCACACCTTGAGCAAGGCCTATAACGGCAAGGCTGCCCCACGCCTGGTGCTGGTCTCCCCCATCGCTTATGAAGATCTTTCCTCTTCACGTGACCTGCCGAACGGGGAGAAAGAGAATGCCAATTTGATCCTTTATTCAGCCGCAGTCGAAAGCGTCGCCAAGAAGCATAACCTCACCTTCATTGATCTGTTTTCGCCCACCCAGGCATTGTATGCCAAAACCGAGCAGCCTCTGACAACAGGCGGATTCATCCCCAACGACGAAGGGTATAAACAGGTGGCAGATATCCTGGCCACTGGACTCTACGGTCATCAGTCACACGTTTCCAAAGCCGATCCGGCCCTGGTTCATCAGGCCGTGAAGGACAAGGATTGGTTCTGGAACAATGATTACAACCTCGTCAACGGCGTCCATGTCCACGGCCAACGATACAATCCCTTCGGCCCGCAAAACTATCCGGATGAAGTGCAGAAGTCCCGTGAAATGGCCGCCTTGCGTGACACCCTTATCCATGAAGTGGCCGCAGGAAAGAAGACTGATCTGGCTGTGGATGACAGCAAGACCCATAAGCTGCCAGAGGTGCCCACCAACTATCAGCCAAGCGTAAAAAACGGCAGCACGGAGTATCTGTATGGTGACGCTGCCGTGAAGTCACTCACCGTGCCTGAAGGCTACAAGGTGGAGCTGTTTGCCAGCGAGAAGGAGTTTCCAAATCTGGCCAACCCGATGCAGCTCTCCTTTGATGATAAAGGCCGTCTGTGGGTCGCCACAATGCCGACTTATCCGCATTATAAGCCGGGCGATGCGCTGCCAGATGACAAGATCCTCATCTATGAGGACACGAACGGCGACGGCAAAGCGGACAAGGAAACGGTGTTCGCTGACAAGCTGCATTTGCCCATCGGTTTTGAGTTCGCACCAGAAGGAGTGTATGTTTCCCAAGAGCCTAACCTGGTGTTGCTTCGTGATGCCAATGGTGATGACAAGGCCGACAGCATGGAGATCATCCTGGGCGGATTTGACACGCACGATACTCACCACGCTATCAGTGCCTACACGGCTGATCCCAGCGGTGCCTTCATCCTTTGCGAAGGTGTCTTCCTCCATTCCAATGTGGAGACGCCCCACGGTCCTGTCCGTTGTGTGGACGGTGGCTTTTTCCGTTACAGCCCGCAACGCGGCCTGCTAGAGCGCACCGCCCAGCTTGCCATCCCCAATCCTTGGGGTGCAGTCTTTGATTCCTGGGGCCAGGATTTCTTCCTGCATACCTCCGGCACCAGCATGAACTGGATGCTCCCTGTCTCCGTCAAGCCCACCTTTGGCAGCAAAACGCCATCCACCCCTGACCTCATCCCGGAGGCCCAAAAAGTCCGTCCTACCTCCGGGCTGGAGATCGTTTCCTCCCGCCACTTCCCGGATGAAGTCCAGGGTGATATCATCCTCTGCAATGCCATCGGTTTCCTGGGCATCAAGCAGCACCAGATCGTGGACGACGGCACGGGCTGGAAAACCACTTTCCGCCAGGACCTGCTGAAGAGCACGGATGGTAACTTCCGCCCTGTGGACCTGGAATTCGCCCCGGATGGCTCCCTGTATGTCATTGACTGGCACAACGTCCTCGTCGGCCACATGCAGCACAATGCCCGCGACCCCCTGCGCGACCATGTGCATGGCCGTGTCTATCGCATCACCTATCCTGGCCGTCCGCTCGTCAAGCCTGCGCAAGTCGAAGGTGCACCACTCACCACGCTGCTGAACAATCTCAAGGAGCCTGAGCTGCGTACCCGCTACCGCACCCGCCGCGAGATCCGCAGCCATCCGGTGACTGAAGTGCTGCCTGCCGTGAAGGCCTGGGTAGCCGCCCTGGACAAAAACGACGCCAACTATGAGCACCATGTTCTTGAGGCTCTCTGGACCACCTGGGGCATGAATGAGGCCGATGAGATGCTGCTTCGCCAGCTCCTTGAAGCCAAGGATTTCCACGCTCGTGCTGCCGCCGTTCGAGTGCTGCGTTATAACCATCATCGCATCGCTGATCACGCCGCTCTGCTGGAAAAAGCCGCTGCCGATGAGCATGGCCGGGTGCGCCTGGAGGCCATCGTTGCCGCTTCGTGGATTCCAGATGTGGTCGCGGCTAAAAAGATCGTTGCCATCGCCTCCTCCAAGCCGCTGGATGTGTGGAGTGAAAATGCTGCTAAAACCGCTGCCGATCGCCTCGCCGGGGTGGCCGAAATCGAGAAGCCGGAATTTGCCGCCGTGCCCGTCCCGGCCCATCTGGATGCCGCCGCCAAGAAGCAGTTCCTGGAAGGCCAGAAGATCTACCACCGTGAAGGCCACTGCGTGACCTGTCACCAAGCCAATGGCAAAGGTCTCGATCCTGCTTTCCCCTCTGTGGAAAAGAGCCCTTGGGTGCAGGGTGACCCAAATCGCCTGATTAAGCTGGCCATGTACGGCCTCATGGGACCCCTGGAGGTCAATGGCAAAAAGTATGACGGCCAGGTCCCCATGACTCCCTTCGCCGGCATGCTGAAGGATGACGAAATGGCCGCCGTGCTCACCTTTGTGCGCAACAGCTTTGGCAATAAAGCGGATGCTATCCAGCCTGCCCAGGTAAAAGCCATTCGTGATGCCAATGCCGGTCGCGTGCAATTCTATACCACGGAAGAGCTGCTGAAAGAGCATCCGATGAAATAG
- a CDS encoding putative DNA modification/repair radical SAM protein gives MELDRKLQILADAAKYDASCASSGAARKDSRGSQGVGSTGGAGICHSYTPDGRCVSLLKVLLTNVCLYDCHYCINRRSSNVKRALFTPEEVVKLTLDFYKRNYIEGLFLSSGIVRSADYTMEMVIEVARQLREVHHFRGYIHLKTIPEASPELIEKAGQYADRISINIELPTQQSLDTLAPEKNLNRTKAAMGGIRNRIDESAVAKKDARQIKAAPRARPPAFATGQSTQMLVGADASNDAVVLGRADELYRDYRLRRVYYSGFSPIPEPSVLLPIKPPPLVREHRLYQADWLLRFYGFNVKELLPVEHPLLDLEMDPKLAWALRNRAMFPVDINRAPRELLWRIPGLGVTNVARILAARRYTRLHLADLQRMRVNMKKVLPFIIAVDHTPSIALLESDQLRFRFLPAPKQLELNFANPPASPADAAMARSGEL, from the coding sequence ATGGAACTGGACCGCAAACTGCAAATCCTGGCTGATGCGGCCAAATACGACGCTTCCTGCGCCAGCTCCGGGGCTGCTCGCAAAGACTCGCGTGGCAGCCAGGGGGTGGGCTCCACGGGGGGCGCGGGCATCTGCCACAGCTACACACCGGACGGGCGCTGCGTTTCCCTGCTCAAGGTCCTGCTGACCAATGTCTGCCTCTACGACTGCCATTACTGCATCAACCGCCGCAGCAGCAATGTGAAGAGGGCCCTGTTCACGCCGGAGGAAGTGGTGAAGCTGACGCTGGATTTCTACAAGCGGAACTACATCGAAGGCCTCTTCCTCAGCTCCGGCATCGTCCGCAGCGCGGATTACACCATGGAGATGGTCATTGAGGTGGCGCGCCAGTTGCGGGAGGTGCATCACTTTCGCGGCTACATCCATCTCAAGACCATCCCGGAGGCCTCGCCAGAGCTGATCGAAAAAGCCGGCCAGTATGCGGACCGCATCAGCATCAACATCGAGCTGCCCACTCAGCAGAGCCTGGACACCCTAGCCCCGGAGAAGAATCTCAACCGGACAAAGGCGGCCATGGGCGGCATCCGCAACCGCATTGACGAATCCGCAGTCGCCAAAAAAGACGCCCGCCAGATCAAGGCCGCCCCGCGTGCCCGCCCGCCCGCCTTTGCCACCGGCCAGAGCACCCAGATGCTGGTGGGCGCGGATGCCTCCAATGACGCCGTGGTCCTCGGCCGTGCGGATGAGCTTTACCGGGACTACCGCCTGCGCCGGGTTTATTACAGCGGCTTCAGCCCCATCCCGGAACCCAGTGTCCTGCTGCCCATCAAGCCCCCGCCGCTTGTCCGCGAACACCGCCTTTACCAAGCCGACTGGCTGCTGCGCTTTTATGGCTTCAACGTCAAGGAGCTGCTCCCGGTGGAGCATCCCTTGTTAGATCTGGAGATGGACCCGAAGCTGGCCTGGGCGCTACGCAACCGCGCCATGTTCCCCGTGGACATCAACCGCGCCCCGCGGGAGCTGCTGTGGCGCATCCCCGGCCTGGGCGTCACCAATGTGGCCCGCATCCTCGCCGCGCGTCGTTACACCCGGCTGCATCTGGCGGATCTGCAGCGCATGCGCGTGAACATGAAAAAGGTCCTGCCCTTCATCATTGCCGTGGATCACACCCCCAGCATCGCCCTGCTGGAAAGTGACCAACTGCGCTTCCGCTTTCTACCCGCGCCCAAGCAACTGGAACTGAACTTCGCCAATCCGCCTGCCTCACCTGCAGATGCCGCCATGGCACGAAGCGGCGAGCTTTGA
- a CDS encoding TIGR03643 family protein, whose product MNATDHSYIIRLAWEDRTTFEEIKERTGLTESQVIVIMRRELKPSSFRLWRKRISGRVTKHRKLLEQHISVVKTDDEA is encoded by the coding sequence ATGAATGCCACGGATCATTCCTACATCATCCGTCTGGCCTGGGAAGACCGGACGACCTTCGAGGAGATCAAAGAACGCACAGGGCTGACTGAATCTCAGGTGATTGTCATCATGCGCCGCGAGCTCAAGCCTTCAAGTTTTCGCCTGTGGCGGAAGCGCATCTCCGGACGTGTGACCAAACATCGCAAACTCCTCGAACAGCATATTTCTGTGGTAAAAACGGACGATGAAGCGTGA
- the gatA gene encoding Asp-tRNA(Asn)/Glu-tRNA(Gln) amidotransferase subunit GatA, whose amino-acid sequence MSLASSTIASLRQRLVAKEITPRDIVQDVAAAIEAQNPAIGAYLSWDLEKALAEADQADLSQPLGGIPIGIKDNMNVLGEPCSCASKMLAGYTAPYNAGAIEKLRAGGGIPFGRLNMDEFAMGSSTENSALGITRNPRDLDRIPGGSSGGSAAAVAGNLAIATLGSDTGGSIRQPAALCGCVGIKPTYGRISRYGLVAFASSLDQIGPITKTVEDAALLLNHLCGKDARDSTSLDIEVPDFTAALGRDIKGLRIGLPKEYFISGIHAGVSASIQAAIKKLESLGAIPVEISLPHTDVGVSTYYIIAPAEASANLARFDGVRYGHRTAESKDLLEHYLKSRAEGFGPEVKRRILLGTYVLSSGYYDAYYIKAQRARTLIRQDFEKAFEQVDVIVSPTSPTPAHKLGELKDNPLAAYLEDIFTIPVNLAGLPAISIPCGTAEEGGKQLPVGLQIIGKPLDEATILRVADAFEKA is encoded by the coding sequence ATGTCCCTCGCCTCCTCCACTATTGCCAGCCTGCGCCAGCGGCTCGTCGCCAAAGAAATCACCCCGCGTGACATCGTCCAGGATGTCGCCGCCGCCATCGAGGCACAGAATCCCGCCATCGGGGCGTATCTGTCCTGGGATCTGGAAAAGGCATTGGCCGAGGCCGATCAGGCGGACCTGTCCCAGCCCCTGGGTGGCATCCCCATCGGCATCAAGGACAACATGAACGTCCTCGGTGAGCCCTGCTCCTGCGCCTCCAAGATGCTAGCGGGTTATACCGCCCCCTACAATGCAGGCGCGATTGAAAAGCTGCGCGCCGGCGGCGGCATCCCCTTTGGCCGGCTGAACATGGACGAATTTGCCATGGGATCCTCCACGGAAAACTCCGCCCTGGGCATCACCCGGAACCCTCGGGATCTGGACCGCATCCCTGGCGGCTCCAGCGGCGGCAGCGCAGCGGCTGTGGCGGGAAATCTGGCCATTGCGACTCTCGGTTCGGACACCGGCGGCTCCATCCGCCAGCCAGCGGCCCTCTGCGGCTGCGTGGGCATCAAGCCGACTTACGGTCGCATTTCGCGCTATGGCCTGGTGGCCTTTGCCTCCTCTCTGGACCAGATCGGCCCCATCACCAAGACGGTGGAAGATGCCGCCCTGCTGCTGAACCATCTTTGCGGGAAAGATGCTCGTGACTCCACTTCTCTGGATATCGAGGTGCCGGACTTCACCGCTGCTCTTGGTCGTGACATCAAAGGCCTCCGCATCGGACTGCCGAAGGAATATTTCATCAGCGGCATCCACGCCGGGGTCTCTGCCAGCATCCAGGCCGCCATTAAAAAGCTGGAGTCGCTGGGAGCCATCCCGGTGGAGATCAGCCTGCCGCACACCGATGTCGGCGTGAGCACCTATTACATCATCGCCCCGGCGGAGGCCTCGGCCAACTTGGCCCGCTTTGACGGCGTGCGTTATGGCCATCGCACGGCCGAGTCCAAGGACCTGCTGGAGCATTACCTGAAAAGCCGTGCGGAAGGTTTCGGTCCGGAGGTGAAGCGCCGCATCCTGCTCGGCACCTACGTGCTCAGCAGCGGCTATTACGATGCCTATTACATCAAGGCCCAGCGTGCCCGCACCCTCATCCGGCAGGATTTTGAAAAAGCCTTTGAGCAGGTGGACGTCATCGTCAGCCCGACGAGCCCCACGCCTGCCCACAAGCTGGGAGAGCTGAAGGACAATCCCCTCGCGGCTTACCTGGAGGATATTTTTACCATTCCGGTCAACCTCGCCGGACTGCCCGCCATCAGCATCCCCTGCGGGACGGCCGAAGAGGGCGGGAAACAGCTCCCCGTCGGCCTCCAGATTATCGGCAAGCCCCTGGATGAAGCCACGATCCTGCGCGTGGCGGATGCCTTTGAGAAGGCCTGA
- the gatC gene encoding Asp-tRNA(Asn)/Glu-tRNA(Gln) amidotransferase subunit GatC: MPSPEINIDHIAKLARLALTEEEAKSYKAQLSQILGHIDQLSSYPLDAEPSAHAMPVFDVVRPDVSRPGFTQDEALANAPRRVMDQFQIVKVMD; this comes from the coding sequence ATGCCGTCTCCTGAGATCAACATCGACCACATCGCCAAGCTGGCGCGCCTCGCCCTGACCGAAGAGGAGGCCAAAAGCTACAAGGCCCAGCTTTCCCAGATCCTGGGGCACATCGACCAGCTCAGTAGCTATCCCCTGGATGCGGAGCCCAGCGCCCACGCGATGCCGGTTTTTGATGTCGTACGGCCCGATGTCTCCCGCCCTGGCTTCACCCAGGATGAGGCCCTGGCCAATGCGCCACGCCGGGTGATGGACCAGTTTCAAATTGTCAAAGTCATGGACTGA